One genomic region from Shewanella aestuarii encodes:
- a CDS encoding mandelate racemase/muconate lactonizing enzyme family protein, producing MGSSHSSPHKGGTYWIFVKLTTDDGISGYGEVYGVPFSPNLVCRMVENVFETYVVGRSPFDIESIWRTVFSSAFTQRPDVSIGGVLSGIEIACWDIIGKATNQPIHNLLGGKVHERLRAYTYLYPAKDPQELSAKDFHGDKNAAADRVKQYMNMGFTAVGFDPVMPMGSFDPRHISMEVLDGAEKMMKDIRDVVGNKCDLLIKTHGQMTSSSAIRLARRLEKYDPFWFEEPVPPGNVKEMARVAKATSIPIAAGERLVSKYEIAPLLEAQGAQILQPALGRVGGILEAKKIAGMAEAHYAHFSPHLFAGPIELAANIQLSASLPNFLILECIEKCDGFFGSLLNKPIQFEEGHVIVPTEPGLGYELNEEMLDANPVSKELDVPFPPMATTPL from the coding sequence GTGGGCAGTAGCCACTCCTCCCCACATAAAGGTGGCACATACTGGATATTCGTTAAATTGACAACTGATGATGGCATATCAGGTTATGGTGAAGTTTATGGTGTGCCATTTTCGCCAAATCTAGTCTGTAGAATGGTTGAAAATGTTTTTGAAACTTATGTTGTAGGACGCAGTCCATTTGATATAGAAAGTATTTGGCGTACGGTTTTTTCATCTGCTTTTACTCAACGACCTGATGTCAGTATTGGTGGAGTGCTATCAGGTATCGAAATCGCCTGTTGGGATATTATTGGTAAAGCGACTAATCAACCCATTCATAATTTACTGGGTGGCAAAGTACACGAAAGACTTCGGGCATATACCTACTTATATCCAGCTAAAGATCCCCAAGAATTAAGTGCGAAAGACTTTCATGGTGACAAAAATGCAGCAGCCGATAGGGTCAAACAATATATGAATATGGGATTTACAGCTGTAGGTTTTGATCCCGTCATGCCAATGGGCTCTTTCGATCCTCGCCATATTTCAATGGAAGTATTAGATGGCGCAGAAAAAATGATGAAAGATATCCGAGATGTAGTGGGCAATAAATGCGATTTATTAATTAAAACACATGGACAAATGACCAGTTCTAGCGCAATTAGACTAGCACGACGGTTAGAGAAATATGACCCATTTTGGTTTGAGGAGCCTGTGCCACCAGGTAATGTGAAAGAAATGGCTCGGGTAGCAAAAGCAACCAGCATCCCTATTGCTGCAGGTGAAAGACTGGTGAGTAAATATGAAATAGCGCCATTGTTAGAGGCCCAAGGAGCGCAAATACTTCAGCCGGCATTAGGACGAGTAGGCGGCATATTAGAGGCAAAAAAAATAGCAGGCATGGCTGAAGCCCATTATGCTCACTTTTCTCCACATCTTTTTGCAGGGCCAATAGAGTTAGCAGCAAATATTCAGTTATCAGCCTCGTTGCCTAACTTCTTAATCTTGGAATGTATTGAAAAGTGTGATGGATTTTTTGGTTCACTGCTCAACAAACCTATTCAATTTGAAGAGGGTCATGTGATTGTGCCAACCGAACCAGGATTAGGTTATGAGCTCAATGAAGAGATGCTTGATGCTAACCCAGTATCAAAAGAACTCGATGTACCATTTCCGCCCATGGCTACCACACCATTGTAA
- a CDS encoding MlrC C-terminal domain-containing protein, producing MHGFPYQDTEYCGMYVLVTTNNNHELAETVSEELAQWIWDNREQSLKLPPSVKETVAEVFEKLDKRGYYESLTLEQRANHKPMIIADIGDNPGGGCTGDTTHLLRELMLQKECKIAFFNIRDEETVNQAIASGVGTTIDVKLGAKFDKERGGDPIVCKAYVKSISDGIETIRGPMAHGITFNLGPSVRLVIGKIDVIVQKGLAQALDDVTGRAHGVIIEEYDIVCVKSSAHFRAFYKEVSDDLFMADSPGLTTADVCVFEHKNLLHPVFPMHDNASYPISS from the coding sequence ATGCACGGATTTCCGTATCAAGACACAGAGTATTGTGGCATGTATGTTTTAGTTACCACCAATAATAATCATGAGTTAGCGGAAACTGTAAGTGAAGAACTTGCTCAATGGATTTGGGACAACCGTGAGCAAAGCTTGAAACTTCCGCCTTCAGTTAAAGAAACAGTAGCTGAAGTTTTCGAAAAACTTGATAAACGAGGTTATTACGAATCACTAACTCTTGAACAAAGAGCAAACCATAAACCAATGATTATTGCAGATATTGGCGATAATCCTGGTGGTGGTTGCACTGGAGATACGACTCACCTTTTACGGGAGCTTATGCTTCAAAAAGAATGCAAAATTGCCTTCTTTAATATTCGTGATGAAGAAACCGTTAATCAAGCCATTGCATCAGGTGTGGGAACAACAATCGACGTTAAACTAGGTGCTAAGTTTGATAAAGAGCGTGGTGGAGATCCTATTGTTTGTAAAGCCTACGTCAAATCTATTTCAGATGGCATAGAAACTATCCGAGGCCCGATGGCACACGGTATCACATTTAATTTAGGGCCTTCAGTTAGGCTTGTAATAGGCAAAATAGATGTGATTGTGCAAAAAGGTCTAGCACAAGCATTAGACGATGTAACAGGTCGAGCTCATGGGGTTATCATTGAAGAATATGACATTGTTTGTGTGAAATCATCCGCACATTTTCGAGCGTTTTATAAAGAAGTCAGTGATGATTTGTTTATGGCAGATTCGCCAGGGTTAACAACAGCCGACGTGTGTGTGTTTGAGCATAAAAACCTGCTGCATCCAGTCTTTCCAATGCACGATAATGCAAGTTACCCAATTAGCTCCTAG
- a CDS encoding enolase C-terminal domain-like protein encodes MKITDVTVTLFKWDNIPMKSYDHSVKAVSSSSDLGLVRIHTDEGVEGHALLGLCVHPASLEAPYIIKFLKPILIGQNPLDRARLFEKMSNMRAQVSTLAVCAMDVALWDLAGKISGLPIHALMGTYRNKIPVYASSEQHDSIEGYVEQALAVKERGLHGYKLHPSQRWREDIAACEAVRKAVGDDFNLMLDSRSAYDLGEAVKVGHAIHDLGFLWYEDPLPTTDIYNYSKLREKMDIPVMATEFPCGWLDDYAPWIMNKATDMLRGDVMIKGGITSMLKIAHLAEAFAMKLEIHHGGNSLNDVANLHIQMAIPNTSFMEVLLPHEAWWHGLVEEIKIDNEGFVHAPTKPGLGYEVDLALVERKKIAVLR; translated from the coding sequence ATGAAAATTACCGATGTAACAGTGACCTTATTTAAATGGGATAATATCCCAATGAAAAGCTACGACCACTCAGTTAAGGCTGTTTCAAGTAGTAGTGATTTAGGCTTGGTCAGAATACACACAGATGAAGGTGTGGAAGGTCATGCTTTACTGGGATTGTGTGTTCACCCAGCCAGTCTTGAAGCGCCCTATATTATCAAGTTTTTAAAACCAATTCTGATTGGGCAAAATCCGTTAGATCGGGCTCGTCTATTTGAAAAAATGTCCAATATGCGGGCACAGGTGAGTACTTTGGCAGTTTGCGCCATGGATGTGGCATTATGGGATCTAGCAGGAAAAATTAGCGGATTACCCATTCATGCTCTCATGGGAACCTATCGAAATAAAATCCCTGTTTATGCAAGCTCAGAACAACATGACAGTATCGAAGGATATGTAGAGCAAGCCCTTGCAGTCAAAGAGCGTGGGTTACATGGATACAAGCTTCACCCGAGTCAGCGTTGGCGAGAAGACATAGCCGCTTGTGAAGCAGTTCGCAAAGCGGTTGGTGATGACTTTAATTTGATGCTGGATTCACGTTCAGCATACGACTTAGGCGAAGCGGTTAAAGTGGGTCATGCGATACATGACTTAGGTTTTTTATGGTACGAAGATCCGCTACCAACAACAGACATCTACAATTATTCAAAACTGAGAGAAAAAATGGATATTCCGGTGATGGCAACCGAATTTCCTTGTGGTTGGTTAGATGACTATGCACCTTGGATTATGAACAAAGCCACTGACATGTTACGTGGTGATGTAATGATTAAAGGTGGCATTACTTCCATGCTTAAAATTGCACACTTAGCAGAAGCATTTGCCATGAAGCTTGAAATTCATCATGGTGGAAATTCATTAAATGATGTCGCTAATTTACATATCCAAATGGCGATACCCAATACCAGTTTTATGGAGGTTTTATTACCACATGAAGCCTGGTGGCATGGTTTGGTAGAAGAAATTAAAATTGATAATGAAGGTTTTGTTCATGCACCAACAAAACCAGGCTTAGGATATGAAGTTGATTTAGCACTGGTGGAGCGCAAAAAAATCGCAGTGCTGCGCTAA
- a CDS encoding ornithine cyclodeaminase family protein, producing MSLLHIDATHVRKLLPAKDCIQAVREAMIAFSKNNVHVPLRNSVPIEEGKSLLIMPGACKELGFYGVKLISLHTENNHKGLPTIQGSIILFDYETGEPKAMIDGSSVTGLRTAAASALATQLLARPDAKTLGIFGAGLQAETHIDAIAAIRPIERVLIWARNYEAAIIFAEQQSKRTGLSVQAVTEPEHAANTDIICTVTAASEPILKGEWIKPGAHINLVGSHSLSAREADTDLIVNASVYVDSIASTIAEAGDIITPVQEGAIDMDHIVGEIGLVAANNLAARLNDKQITLYKSLGITAQDLFAAVFIYRRFLSLNR from the coding sequence ATGTCTTTATTGCATATAGATGCCACACATGTCAGGAAACTGTTACCCGCTAAAGACTGTATCCAAGCAGTACGAGAAGCCATGATTGCCTTTTCAAAAAATAATGTGCATGTGCCTCTACGTAACTCTGTCCCCATTGAGGAAGGCAAGTCTCTGCTGATAATGCCCGGAGCCTGTAAAGAACTCGGTTTTTATGGGGTGAAGTTAATTAGCCTGCACACTGAAAATAACCACAAAGGCCTACCCACCATTCAAGGCTCAATCATTTTGTTTGATTACGAGACGGGTGAACCTAAAGCAATGATCGACGGCTCCTCAGTTACGGGGCTGCGAACCGCTGCGGCGTCTGCACTTGCCACTCAGTTGCTTGCAAGACCGGATGCGAAAACCTTAGGAATATTTGGTGCGGGCTTACAAGCCGAAACCCATATTGATGCCATTGCAGCAATCCGTCCGATTGAACGTGTCCTCATATGGGCTCGTAATTATGAGGCTGCGATCATTTTTGCTGAGCAGCAATCAAAACGGACGGGGTTGTCTGTGCAAGCTGTGACCGAACCAGAACACGCTGCCAATACCGATATTATCTGCACTGTCACTGCCGCATCTGAGCCTATTTTAAAAGGTGAATGGATAAAGCCTGGAGCGCACATCAATCTTGTTGGCTCCCATAGCCTATCTGCTAGAGAAGCTGATACAGATTTGATTGTTAATGCGAGTGTCTATGTAGACTCAATTGCATCAACCATCGCAGAAGCTGGCGACATTATAACGCCGGTTCAGGAAGGTGCTATCGATATGGATCATATTGTTGGCGAGATTGGCCTAGTCGCGGCAAATAATCTAGCAGCAAGATTAAACGACAAACAAATCACTTTGTATAAATCATTAGGGATAACCGCACAGGATTTATTTGCTGCGGTGTTTATTTATCGTCGTTTTTTAAGCCTGAACCGTTAA
- a CDS encoding M81 family metallopeptidase — MTTTKRIRVAIGGLFHETNTYATELTGPTTLDDLVVYRKEDMMKLKGTAMGGPIEECIENGWEIVPTVFRHVSNTFGMVTDEAFASVKDEILSILAEEEPIDIFYLMIHGAGVVLNTPDLEGELARSIREAIGPNAKIVSSTDLHGKVTDLIAKEYDLYTTCKEYAHVDLNPCAKEALKHGVQIFLGQITPVFRYKKIPILLPPTTTMIEGDLAHK, encoded by the coding sequence ATGACTACAACAAAAAGAATTAGAGTTGCAATTGGTGGCTTATTTCACGAAACCAATACCTATGCAACCGAATTAACCGGCCCAACGACCTTAGATGATTTAGTAGTCTATCGCAAAGAAGATATGATGAAATTAAAAGGTACAGCAATGGGTGGCCCTATTGAGGAATGCATAGAAAATGGTTGGGAGATAGTCCCCACTGTTTTTAGGCATGTTAGTAATACCTTTGGTATGGTAACTGATGAAGCATTCGCATCAGTTAAGGACGAAATTCTTTCGATTCTTGCAGAAGAAGAACCCATCGATATTTTTTATTTAATGATCCACGGTGCTGGAGTGGTGCTAAATACGCCAGATCTTGAAGGTGAGCTCGCTAGATCTATTCGTGAAGCTATTGGGCCAAATGCCAAAATTGTTTCCTCAACAGATCTTCATGGAAAAGTAACCGACCTTATTGCAAAAGAGTATGATTTATATACAACATGTAAAGAATACGCTCATGTAGATTTAAACCCATGCGCCAAAGAAGCTTTAAAACATGGCGTACAAATCTTTTTAGGTCAAATAACACCTGTTTTTCGCTATAAGAAAATTCCTATTTTATTACCCCCAACAACTACCATGATTGAAGGGGATTTGGCGCACAAATAA
- a CDS encoding bile acid:sodium symporter family protein, producing MAELYLKYEFWIAAFQLTLAMFGMGATLTPKDFRDVLTEPRAFSIGTIIQLLVVPLIAFIFIKALNLHSGLAVGIALIAAVPGGTVSNVFTYFARGNSALSISLTSITTVLCLLLTPLILSLLISKFLPADFTMPHAKMIKDIALTLLVPLILGMVFLRFFPTIASSISKWCIRGSLIGIVLIVIGSYINGRLNMSAFGYQNMAYILLFLIALVFINQKLPKLLGLSYADATAIEFEVVFRNINLGILLNASIFPAAVAETAQLGNIVLLSLLLFGFAEMFIAAPLIWLKRRNKN from the coding sequence ATGGCAGAACTTTATTTAAAGTATGAATTTTGGATTGCTGCATTTCAGCTAACCTTGGCAATGTTTGGAATGGGAGCGACATTAACACCTAAAGATTTTCGTGATGTACTAACCGAGCCGCGGGCATTTTCAATTGGCACAATAATACAACTATTAGTAGTACCTTTAATTGCCTTTATTTTCATTAAAGCATTAAATTTACACAGCGGTTTAGCGGTGGGTATCGCACTCATTGCTGCGGTGCCAGGTGGTACGGTTTCTAATGTTTTCACATACTTTGCTCGCGGAAACTCTGCGTTATCAATTAGCCTTACCTCTATCACTACCGTGCTATGTCTTCTATTAACCCCCTTGATACTTTCTCTTTTAATCAGTAAGTTTTTACCCGCTGATTTTACGATGCCTCACGCGAAAATGATTAAAGATATCGCACTGACCTTACTGGTACCGCTAATATTAGGTATGGTTTTTTTACGTTTTTTTCCCACAATAGCTTCAAGTATTTCTAAATGGTGCATCCGCGGTTCATTAATAGGCATTGTGCTGATCGTAATTGGATCTTATATCAATGGGCGTTTGAACATGTCAGCTTTTGGTTATCAAAATATGGCATATATCCTGCTGTTTTTAATAGCATTAGTCTTCATTAATCAAAAGTTACCAAAGTTATTAGGCTTATCTTATGCTGATGCGACTGCAATTGAGTTTGAAGTAGTTTTTCGAAATATCAACCTTGGCATACTTCTTAATGCTTCTATTTTTCCTGCTGCCGTAGCTGAAACAGCACAGTTAGGCAATATCGTTCTATTATCACTGCTTTTATTTGGCTTTGCAGAGATGTTTATTGCCGCACCATTGATCTGGTTAAAACGACGAAATAAAAATTAG
- a CDS encoding TauD/TfdA dioxygenase family protein — MTQETLQSFSLKPLPKSFGAVITDIKLSEINDKAFDELYQAWLTYGLLIFPAQHLTDQQQIQFASRFGDLVEGLEAIEISNVLPDGRLRDAPDDDMMKVIRGNMHWHQDSTYMPVQAKGAVFSAKVVPQAQGDTAFADMRDAWDALDEKMQNKIQDLCAYHSLAHSQRELGEETKSDNSEYIGYGLDVKDIPLRPLVKIHPETGRKSLAVGRHAYGIPGMSPEDSANLIQELIDFAVNDENRFYQHRWQQGDVVMWDNRCLLHRACAWDYSEPRVMLHSRIAGDPITEKDISK, encoded by the coding sequence ATGACTCAAGAGACACTTCAATCATTTTCACTAAAACCATTACCTAAGTCATTTGGTGCCGTTATTACCGATATAAAGCTCAGTGAGATAAACGATAAAGCATTCGATGAACTCTATCAGGCTTGGCTAACATACGGCCTTTTGATATTTCCTGCACAACACCTAACAGATCAACAACAAATCCAATTTGCAAGTCGTTTTGGTGATTTGGTCGAGGGACTTGAAGCGATTGAGATTAGTAACGTTTTGCCAGATGGTCGTTTAAGAGACGCACCAGATGATGACATGATGAAAGTGATCCGCGGCAATATGCACTGGCATCAAGATAGTACCTACATGCCAGTTCAAGCTAAAGGCGCCGTTTTTAGTGCCAAAGTCGTTCCTCAAGCACAAGGAGATACGGCTTTTGCTGATATGCGCGACGCATGGGATGCTCTTGATGAAAAAATGCAAAATAAAATACAAGACCTCTGCGCTTACCACTCTCTAGCTCATAGTCAACGTGAGCTTGGTGAAGAAACAAAAAGTGATAACAGTGAATATATTGGTTATGGACTTGATGTTAAAGACATTCCGCTAAGACCTCTTGTTAAAATACATCCTGAAACAGGGAGAAAATCCCTTGCTGTTGGCCGACATGCCTACGGCATTCCAGGAATGTCACCTGAAGATTCAGCAAACCTAATACAAGAATTAATTGATTTTGCGGTCAACGATGAAAACCGATTCTACCAACATCGATGGCAACAAGGTGATGTTGTAATGTGGGATAACCGTTGTTTACTTCACAGAGCCTGTGCATGGGATTATTCAGAACCTAGGGTTATGCTTCACTCTCGAATTGCTGGCGATCCTATAACGGAAAAAGATATCTCAAAATAA
- a CDS encoding alpha/beta fold hydrolase, with translation MNNVSERNNVKVFGNKTAPAVILAHGFGCDQNMWRFIAPELALKYQVVIFDYVGSGNSSLGDYTKEKYEKLDGYAQDIIDVICELNLTDVTIIGHSVSAIIASIAYIKYPQIISKIIMVCPSPCFLNFPPDYQGGFEKSDLEELIQLMDKNYIGWANYLAPLVMGTSQPQELISELSGSFCSTDPLVAKTFAKATFFSDYRHILPEIICRVLIIQSSLDSLASIKVGHYMSEKIPNNDFIVIDAEGHCLHMTHHKQIIPKIIDFIES, from the coding sequence TTGAATAATGTATCAGAAAGAAATAACGTTAAAGTTTTCGGAAATAAAACTGCACCAGCAGTTATTTTGGCACATGGTTTTGGTTGTGACCAAAACATGTGGCGATTTATCGCACCAGAGCTTGCGCTTAAGTATCAGGTAGTAATCTTTGATTATGTTGGCTCTGGCAATTCATCATTAGGCGACTACACGAAAGAAAAGTACGAAAAATTAGATGGTTATGCTCAGGATATTATAGATGTAATATGTGAGTTAAACTTAACTGATGTAACGATTATTGGTCATTCCGTAAGTGCTATTATTGCGTCAATAGCGTATATAAAATACCCCCAAATTATCAGCAAAATCATAATGGTCTGCCCATCACCTTGTTTTCTCAATTTTCCTCCAGACTACCAAGGAGGCTTTGAAAAAAGTGACTTAGAAGAATTGATTCAATTGATGGATAAAAATTACATTGGTTGGGCTAATTACCTTGCACCACTAGTGATGGGTACCTCACAACCACAAGAGTTAATCAGCGAATTATCTGGTAGTTTCTGTAGCACTGACCCTTTAGTTGCAAAAACATTTGCTAAAGCAACATTTTTTTCAGATTACCGACATATTTTACCTGAGATAATTTGCCGAGTATTAATTATCCAAAGTTCATTAGATTCATTAGCCAGTATCAAAGTTGGTCACTATATGTCAGAGAAAATCCCCAACAATGATTTTATTGTTATAGATGCTGAAGGACATTGCTTACATATGACACATCATAAACAAATTATCCCTAAGATTATTGATTTTATTGAGTCTTAA
- a CDS encoding SDR family oxidoreductase has protein sequence MNNKNLFDLSGKVALVTGASRGIGESIAKTFAHYGAHVIVTSRKVEGCQLVVDEIIKAGGSAQAMACHVGDMDQIETLFEAIAEQHGKLDILVNNAAANPYFGHILDTDLIAFQKTIDVNIRGYFFMSSLGAKLMKTSGGGSIVNVASVNGVIPGDLQGIYSISKAAVISMTKAFAKECAQFNIRVNALLPGGTETKFASALVDNPSILEDLLKHVPMKRIAQPDEMASTVLYLASDASSYTTGTAINVDGGYLIG, from the coding sequence ATGAATAATAAGAATTTGTTTGATTTATCAGGAAAAGTTGCATTAGTGACTGGTGCAAGTCGAGGCATTGGTGAAAGTATAGCAAAAACATTTGCGCATTATGGAGCACATGTCATTGTAACCAGCAGAAAGGTTGAAGGTTGCCAATTAGTAGTCGATGAAATAATCAAAGCTGGTGGAAGCGCGCAAGCTATGGCGTGTCATGTCGGTGACATGGACCAAATTGAGACTCTTTTTGAAGCAATTGCAGAGCAACATGGCAAGCTTGATATTTTAGTTAATAATGCTGCGGCTAATCCTTATTTTGGCCATATTCTAGATACTGACTTGATCGCATTTCAAAAAACGATAGACGTCAACATTCGTGGTTACTTCTTTATGTCTAGTCTAGGGGCTAAATTAATGAAAACCAGCGGGGGAGGCTCTATCGTTAACGTTGCTTCCGTTAATGGGGTGATACCAGGTGATTTGCAAGGTATATATTCCATTTCAAAAGCAGCGGTTATTTCAATGACAAAAGCGTTTGCTAAAGAATGTGCCCAATTTAACATCCGAGTTAATGCATTATTACCTGGTGGTACTGAGACGAAATTTGCTTCGGCTTTAGTCGATAATCCATCGATTCTAGAAGATTTGTTAAAACATGTCCCAATGAAACGTATTGCACAACCCGATGAAATGGCCAGCACAGTTTTATATTTGGCATCAGATGCCTCAAGTTATACCACGGGTACTGCTATTAATGTCGACGGTGGTTATTTGATTGGTTAA